A portion of the Saimiri boliviensis isolate mSaiBol1 chromosome 1, mSaiBol1.pri, whole genome shotgun sequence genome contains these proteins:
- the PROKR1 gene encoding prokineticin receptor 1 — METTMGFMDDNVTNTSSSFLSALNPHGAHAASFPFNFSYGDYDMPLDEDEDVTNSRTFFAAKIVIGMALLGIMLVCGIGNFIFIAALVRYKKLRNLTNLLIANLAISDFLVAIVCCPFEMDYYVVRQLSWEHGHILCTSVNYLRTVSLYVSTNALLAIAIDRYLAIVHPLRPRMKCQTATGLIALVWTVSILIAIPSAYFTTETVLVIVKSQEKIFCGQIWPVDQQLYYKSYFLFIFGVEFVGPVVTMTLCYARISRELWFKAVPGFQTEQIRRRLRCRRKTVLVLMGILTAYVLCWAPFYGFTVVRDFFPTVFVKEKHYLTAFYIVECIAMSNSMINTLCFVTVKNNTVKYFKKILRLRWKPSYNAKSSADLDLKTIGMPATEEVDCIRLK; from the exons ATGGAGACCACCATGGGGTTCATGGATGACAATGTCACCAACACCTCCAGCAGTTTCCTTTCTGCACTCAACCCCCATGGAGCCCACGCCGCTTCCTTTCCTTTCAACTTCAGCTATGGCGACTATGATATGCCTTTAGATGAAGATGAGGATGTGACCAATTCCCGGACATTCTTTGCTGCTAAGATTGTCATTGGCATGGCCCTGCTGGGCATCATGCTGGTCTGCGGCATTGGCAACTTCATCTTTATTGCTGCCCTGGTCCGCTACAAGAAGCTGCGCAATCTCACCAACCTGCTCATCGCCAACCTGGCCATCTCTGACTTCCTGGTGGCTATTGTCTGCTGCCCCTTTGAGATGGACTACTACGTGGTGCGCCAGCTCTCCTGGGAGCACGGCCACATCCTGTGCACCTCTGTCAACTACCTGCGCACTGTCTCTCTCTACGTCTCCACCAATGCCCTGCTGGCCATTGCCATTGACAG GTATCTGGCTATTGTCCACCCGCTGAGACCACGGATGAAGTGCCAGACAGCCACCGGCCTGATTGCCTTGGTGTGGACGGTGTCCATCCTGATCGCCATTCCTTCCGCCTACTTCACCACCGAGACGGTCCTCGTCATTGTCAAGAGCCAGGAAAAGATCTTCTGCGGCCAGATCTGGCCTGTGGACCAGCAGCTCTACTACAAGTCCTACTTCCTGTTTATCTTCGGCGTCGAGTTCGTGGGCCCCGTGGTCACCATGACCCTGTGCTATGCCAGGATCTCCCGGGAGCTCTGGTTCAAGGCGGTCCCTGGGTTCCAGACCGAGCAGATCCGCAGGCGGCTGCGCTGCCGCAGGAAGACGGTCCTGGTGCTCATGGGCATCCTCACCGCCTACGTGCTGTGCTGGGCGCCCTTCTATGGCTTCACCGTCGTGCGCGACTTCTTCCCCACCGTGTTCGTGAAGGAGAAGCACTACCTCACCGCCTTCTACATCGTCGAGTGTATCGCCATGAGCAACAGCATGATCAACACCCTGTGCTTCGTGACCGTCAAGAACAACACAGTCAAGTACTTCAAGAAGATCCTGCGGCTCCGCTGGAAGCCTTCTTACAACGCTAAGTCCAGCGCAGACCTGGACCTCAAGACAATCGGGATGCCTGCCACCGAAGAGGTGGACTGCATCAGACTGAAATAA